Proteins encoded by one window of Deinococcus fonticola:
- the truA gene encoding tRNA pseudouridine(38-40) synthase TruA: MGSVPDLVERQIYTPPPGFRRLHLRVAWDGRDFAGWQAQRHAPSVQDTLQAALGQLGGVQAFRAVAAGRTDAGVHAEDMPLHWDVPAAFRLPVEKLARALNAHLPPSVAVLDAQPAPPDFHARFSCTGRRYVYRLLVSPQRHPLHQGRALHVVTPLDAAAMNSAARLLVGTHDFAAFATQEDRQTMRELRRLEVHPGLLVWDIHVHGESFLRHMVRGLVGTLLLVGQGKLKPADVQAVLASRQRAQAGANVAPHGLYFAGAEYGLRQKADGPNQTIG; encoded by the coding sequence CTGGGTTCCGTGCCGGACTTAGTTGAACGTCAAATCTATACTCCGCCGCCCGGGTTTCGTCGGCTGCACCTGCGGGTGGCCTGGGACGGGCGGGACTTCGCGGGGTGGCAGGCGCAGCGCCACGCCCCCAGCGTGCAGGACACCCTGCAAGCGGCGCTGGGCCAGCTGGGCGGCGTTCAGGCTTTCCGTGCCGTGGCGGCCGGGCGCACCGACGCCGGCGTTCATGCCGAGGACATGCCGCTGCACTGGGACGTTCCCGCCGCTTTCCGATTGCCGGTGGAGAAACTGGCCCGCGCCCTGAATGCCCACCTGCCGCCCAGCGTGGCGGTGCTGGACGCGCAGCCCGCCCCGCCGGACTTTCACGCCCGCTTCTCGTGCACCGGGCGGCGTTACGTTTACCGCCTGCTGGTCTCGCCGCAGCGCCACCCGCTGCACCAGGGCCGCGCCCTGCATGTGGTCACGCCGCTGGACGCCGCGGCCATGAACAGCGCCGCTCGCCTGCTGGTCGGCACGCACGATTTCGCGGCGTTCGCCACCCAGGAAGACCGGCAGACCATGCGTGAACTGCGCCGGCTGGAGGTGCACCCCGGCCTGCTGGTGTGGGACATTCACGTTCACGGCGAGAGTTTCCTGCGCCACATGGTGCGCGGCCTGGTCGGCACACTGCTGCTGGTGGGGCAGGGCAAACTGAAGCCGGCCGACGTGCAGGCCGTCCTGGCCTCGCGCCAGCGGGCCCAGGCCGGCGCGAACGTGGCCCCGCACGGCCTGTATTTCGCCGGGGCCGAGTACGGCCTGCGCCAGAAAGCGGATGGCCCGAACCAGACCATTGGGTGA